The following proteins are encoded in a genomic region of Cyclonatronum proteinivorum:
- the aroC gene encoding chorismate synthase, which translates to MIRYLTAGESHGPELTGIVEGLPAGLDISAEAVSLHLARRQQGYGRGGRMAWEKDLVRFSSGLRFGKTMGSPVTMSLANRAWEKDAANWPVTMSLSAIEDEASVEKITLPRPGHADLVGVQKYAFDDIRPVIERSSARETSMRVACCGTARLFLKALGVEIGGHVLQIGAHGYESWEEIREIADEAAQSGGEALFQKADESEVRCLHPELTARMVDEIKHYRKAGSSLGGIYEIVVTGLPPGLGSYVQWDRKLDGQLAQAIMSTQAMKGVQIGMGFEAGKRDGRRVHDAITKDQNIPGGFGRKTNRAGGIEGGMTTGQPVLIQGVMKPIPTMLDPLGTVDIATKEPAPTRYERSDVCALPRAVVVAESVIAPVLANAILEKTGGDSMSEILPRFQNLF; encoded by the coding sequence ATGATCAGATATTTAACAGCGGGAGAATCACACGGACCGGAGCTTACAGGCATAGTCGAAGGGCTACCTGCAGGCCTTGATATTTCAGCGGAGGCGGTTTCCCTTCACCTTGCCCGCAGGCAGCAGGGCTACGGGCGCGGCGGACGCATGGCCTGGGAAAAAGACCTCGTGCGATTCAGCTCAGGCCTTCGCTTCGGTAAAACCATGGGCAGTCCGGTCACCATGAGCCTGGCCAACCGCGCCTGGGAAAAAGACGCCGCCAACTGGCCGGTTACCATGAGCCTGAGCGCGATTGAAGACGAAGCCTCCGTCGAAAAAATCACCCTCCCGCGCCCCGGCCATGCGGATCTGGTTGGGGTACAAAAGTACGCTTTTGATGACATCCGGCCCGTTATCGAGCGTTCGAGCGCGCGCGAAACTTCCATGCGCGTAGCTTGTTGCGGCACTGCACGCCTGTTTCTCAAAGCACTGGGCGTGGAAATCGGCGGTCACGTGCTGCAGATCGGTGCGCACGGCTATGAAAGCTGGGAAGAGATCCGCGAAATAGCCGATGAAGCCGCACAGTCGGGGGGCGAAGCACTTTTCCAAAAAGCTGACGAATCGGAAGTACGCTGCCTGCATCCCGAACTGACAGCACGCATGGTCGATGAAATCAAGCACTACCGCAAGGCCGGCTCATCGCTGGGCGGCATCTACGAGATTGTCGTTACCGGGCTGCCGCCGGGTTTGGGCAGCTATGTGCAGTGGGACCGTAAACTCGACGGGCAGCTCGCGCAGGCCATCATGAGCACGCAGGCCATGAAAGGCGTGCAGATCGGTATGGGCTTCGAGGCCGGCAAGCGCGACGGGCGGCGCGTGCACGACGCCATCACCAAAGACCAGAACATCCCCGGCGGATTTGGCCGCAAGACCAACCGCGCCGGCGGCATTGAAGGCGGCATGACGACCGGACAGCCGGTGCTCATTCAGGGTGTAATGAAGCCCATCCCGACCATGCTCGACCCATTGGGTACGGTCGATATCGCAACCAAAGAGCCCGCGCCAACCCGCTACGAACGCTCCGATGTCTGTGCCCTCCCCCGCGCTGTAGTTGTTGCAGAAAGCGTTATTGCGCCTGTACTGGCTAACGCCATACTCGAAAAGACCGGCGGCGATTCCATGTCCGAAATCCTGCCGCGCTTCCAAAACCTTTTTTAA
- the porQ gene encoding type IX secretion system protein PorQ codes for MCFLLFSAAPQSLAQTSGGDAAYRFLMLPGSARTAALGGNHVALKDADASLFLANPAYLNETNSGNLSLTWLNHVSDVNMGVASAAWHYEPAGTFALGIRFINYGEIRRASETGEDLGSLSASDLAFTAGFGRVVAPNLHVGAGASFIHSGYDSFSSSAVAVNAGIWYYWESVRLNIGAVVANLGTQLSTFDGATENLPLDIRLGISRRLEYVPIRLNLTLHSLDRWDMPLTLDEGESPGFSTNLLRHMIFGAELLFSENFHVRLGYDHFTNEDLKVNTRLDTAGFSFGAGIQFRGFVFDFSRSSFSDLGGVTRIGIQTWL; via the coding sequence ATGTGCTTCCTCCTTTTTTCGGCTGCGCCCCAAAGCCTTGCGCAAACATCAGGTGGTGACGCGGCGTACCGGTTCCTCATGCTGCCCGGTTCTGCGCGTACGGCAGCGCTTGGCGGCAATCACGTAGCACTTAAGGACGCGGACGCTTCGCTGTTTCTGGCCAATCCGGCCTACCTGAACGAGACCAACAGCGGAAACCTCTCGCTCACCTGGCTGAACCATGTGAGCGATGTGAACATGGGGGTGGCAAGTGCCGCCTGGCATTACGAGCCGGCGGGGACTTTCGCGCTGGGCATTCGCTTCATCAACTATGGTGAAATCCGCCGTGCCTCCGAAACCGGCGAAGATCTCGGCTCCCTGTCCGCCAGTGATCTTGCGTTTACCGCGGGCTTTGGGCGCGTTGTTGCCCCAAACCTGCATGTGGGGGCAGGCGCCTCCTTCATACACTCCGGCTACGACAGCTTCTCTTCTTCAGCGGTAGCAGTAAATGCCGGTATCTGGTACTATTGGGAAAGTGTCCGGCTTAATATCGGTGCTGTTGTGGCCAATCTGGGTACACAGCTTTCCACATTCGACGGCGCGACTGAAAACCTGCCGCTCGATATTCGCCTGGGCATCAGCCGCAGGCTTGAGTACGTGCCTATCCGGCTGAACCTGACCCTGCACTCCCTCGATCGCTGGGACATGCCCCTTACGCTGGATGAAGGGGAATCCCCCGGCTTCTCAACCAACTTGCTGCGCCACATGATTTTCGGAGCAGAGCTTCTGTTCTCTGAAAACTTCCATGTGCGGCTTGGCTACGATCATTTCACAAACGAAGACCTGAAAGTCAACACCCGGCTGGATACCGCCGGATTCAGCTTCGGGGCCGGAATACAGTTTAGGGGATTTGTGTTTGATTTCAGCCGCAGCAGTTTTTCTGATCTCGGCGGCGTTACCCGCATTGGCATTCAAACCTGGCTGTAA
- a CDS encoding MlaE family ABC transporter permease: MQVFYDFGRYCQLLYQAIRSSSEFKSYYKNFVSEMIKTGYDSLPIVILAGAFTGAVLSIQTSYQLVSALIPKSTIGAIVTQSLIIELAAVISGLVLAGRVGARIATELGTMRVSEQIDALESMGFNSVSFLVVPRVLAGFVMFPVIYIAAASTGVAGGLLAGIITGQVPMADFLLGARTFFLPWDVIFGMTKSIVFGFIITSISCFKGYYASGGAEGVGKSTTNATVLSCIFILLADLLLAIILL, encoded by the coding sequence ATGCAGGTATTTTACGATTTCGGGCGCTACTGTCAGCTGCTCTATCAGGCTATTCGGTCATCATCAGAGTTTAAGTCATACTACAAGAATTTTGTTTCAGAGATGATCAAAACGGGCTACGATTCCCTGCCTATCGTAATCCTTGCAGGTGCTTTTACGGGCGCCGTACTCTCTATTCAGACGTCCTATCAGCTGGTTTCAGCGCTCATCCCCAAGTCAACGATCGGGGCAATTGTTACGCAGTCGCTGATTATTGAGCTGGCCGCGGTGATCAGCGGGCTGGTGCTCGCAGGCCGGGTTGGGGCGCGCATAGCTACAGAGCTGGGCACCATGCGCGTGAGCGAACAGATTGATGCCCTTGAATCAATGGGGTTCAACAGCGTGTCTTTTTTGGTAGTGCCCCGTGTGCTGGCTGGTTTTGTGATGTTTCCGGTGATTTATATTGCAGCCGCGAGTACCGGTGTGGCAGGCGGATTGCTGGCCGGGATTATCACGGGGCAGGTACCTATGGCAGACTTCCTGCTCGGCGCCCGCACGTTTTTTCTGCCGTGGGATGTCATTTTCGGGATGACAAAATCCATTGTTTTCGGCTTCATTATTACTTCTATCTCCTGTTTCAAAGGGTACTACGCCTCGGGCGGCGCAGAAGGCGTGGGGAAGTCAACCACCAATGCTACCGTACTCAGCTGTATTTTCATTCTGCTTGCCGACCTTCTGCTGGCCATCATCCTGCTCTGA
- a CDS encoding ABC transporter ATP-binding protein gives MIEIKNLKKSFGSNLVWENVTLSIPNGHTLAVIGKSGCGKSVLLKHINALMTPDKGEVLIDDVNIFDLNYVDLRIMRQRFGVLFQSAALFDSISAYENVAFPLRYFTKMTENKIHDRVMTCLDMVNLSDIGNKSTAELSGGMRKRVGLARAIVLEPDYLLYDEPTSGLDPETSNEINELINHFADNLNITSIVITHDMHSVLEIADYAAFLDEQKLSWYGKIEEIRHTQHDRLNSFIRASEYQI, from the coding sequence ATGATCGAAATCAAGAATCTTAAAAAAAGCTTTGGCAGCAACCTTGTTTGGGAAAACGTAACCCTCTCCATCCCCAACGGTCACACCCTGGCCGTTATCGGCAAATCCGGTTGCGGGAAGTCCGTACTGCTTAAACACATCAACGCGCTCATGACCCCCGACAAAGGGGAAGTACTGATTGACGATGTCAACATATTCGATCTGAATTATGTGGATCTGCGGATCATGCGGCAGCGCTTCGGCGTTCTTTTCCAAAGTGCAGCCCTGTTCGATTCCATTTCGGCTTACGAAAACGTGGCTTTCCCGCTGCGCTACTTCACTAAAATGACAGAGAACAAAATTCATGACCGGGTAATGACCTGCCTCGACATGGTGAACCTTAGCGATATTGGAAATAAAAGCACGGCTGAGCTTTCCGGCGGCATGCGCAAAAGGGTTGGCCTTGCGCGGGCCATTGTGCTCGAACCCGACTACCTGCTGTACGATGAACCGACTTCGGGCTTAGATCCGGAAACATCCAATGAAATAAACGAGCTCATCAACCACTTTGCTGACAACCTTAATATCACCTCCATCGTGATTACACACGATATGCACAGCGTTCTCGAAATCGCAGACTATGCGGCCTTCCTTGACGAACAAAAGCTGAGCTGGTATGGCAAGATTGAGGAGATCAGGCATACACAGCACGACCGCCTCAACAGTTTTATTCGTGCCAGTGAATATCAAATTTAA
- a CDS encoding MlaD family protein — protein sequence MKNEVKVALTIFLSLIVAVLGYRFMTESPLFSQAYELHAHFDRVDGIVSGSSVLMQGIKIGTVRRVAFLDDSDSLRVSMSFNMDRQLPKGSVAFIRSFQIVDKAIEIERSDSSEMLETGGVLQGIYDEGLMGTVREIGETSGRNIETTTERLGSVLTQVDEMLLGGSRTDIEQSLRSLNASLNSVEQLLAESSDDIGATVAHLRSTAAAIDSLSTGEQDRLRQIIINLEEASDRFASLSGEMEGVSRDLTDIMQKINEGEGSLGLLINDPSLYQNLDSLSYNLNALIQNLNENPRHFLKHLRLIDIF from the coding sequence ATGAAAAACGAAGTCAAGGTAGCGCTTACCATTTTCTTATCGCTCATTGTGGCCGTGTTGGGCTACCGTTTTATGACCGAATCCCCGCTCTTCAGTCAGGCCTATGAGCTGCATGCACATTTCGACCGGGTTGACGGCATCGTGAGCGGCTCCTCGGTTTTAATGCAGGGCATCAAAATCGGAACCGTGCGGCGGGTTGCCTTTCTTGATGACTCCGACAGCCTGCGGGTATCAATGAGTTTCAACATGGACCGGCAGCTCCCGAAGGGCTCTGTAGCCTTCATCCGTTCATTTCAGATCGTTGACAAAGCCATCGAAATTGAGCGCTCAGATTCCTCCGAAATGCTGGAAACAGGCGGCGTGCTGCAGGGTATTTACGATGAAGGCCTTATGGGCACTGTCCGCGAAATCGGGGAAACCTCCGGGCGCAACATTGAAACGACCACAGAGCGGCTGGGCAGCGTACTCACGCAGGTTGATGAAATGCTGCTTGGAGGAAGCCGCACCGACATTGAACAAAGCCTGCGCAGCCTGAATGCAAGTCTGAATTCCGTAGAACAGCTGCTGGCTGAAAGCAGCGATGACATTGGCGCAACGGTCGCACACCTGCGCAGTACGGCCGCAGCTATCGACAGCCTCAGCACCGGAGAACAGGACAGGCTCCGTCAGATCATCATCAATCTGGAAGAAGCGTCTGACCGGTTTGCTTCCCTTAGCGGTGAAATGGAAGGCGTAAGCCGCGACCTGACCGATATCATGCAGAAAATTAACGAAGGCGAAGGCAGTCTGGGCCTGCTCATCAATGATCCCTCCCTTTACCAGAACTTAGATAGCCTCAGCTATAACCTGAATGCGCTCATCCAAAACCTGAATGAAAATCCGCGTCATTTCCTGAAGCATCTGAGGCTGATCGATATTTTTTAG
- a CDS encoding peptidylprolyl isomerase: MEKMRGATGPVLWVLVFAFGILFMLQDTDVFSVLQAGPRSMGEVDGRPITQNEYNERLNQFTENYTRQTGNPPSIEQRATFEEMVWDQLVVERALEGEMERLGINVTDREVVDAILGDNPDPIIRQLFGRPDGSIDRATLRALIDQPETQADWILIEDQIRENRRQQKLNQFMQSSVMVTNREIERDFIQTNTRASVSFVRFPYSDISDSEIEVSDSELRAWHRDNSKQFERERTWNFRYVSFSKAATAQDTARALEEIAVFRNDFATTTNDSMFVEMNFTTTPFTSEMVDREDVPSAFSVLLDMETGDVSEPLIRGSEVALVKKTGAEGDQISFAVLSRVIAADRTITRQQANAEDFREFARLDGFETEAEQQGYTISEATATKGAPFIPGIGESRVTLRALERLSRNQISPVIELDDKFIVLIVDRVTDAGVRPLADVRQQVENAVRTEKRRDIMMQRIREQYGSADSLEEIAEQSQRSVQTASGVRMNSTTISGAGREPGVVGAIFGSELDALAGPIRGENAAFFLVVTEREDADLAELTSAERERIRTRLTQQKTRTFTEQLVERLQEQVRIRDFRQQLMM, from the coding sequence ATGGAAAAAATGAGAGGTGCCACCGGGCCCGTACTTTGGGTACTGGTTTTTGCATTTGGCATCTTGTTTATGCTTCAGGACACCGACGTATTCTCTGTACTGCAGGCCGGCCCCCGCAGCATGGGTGAAGTTGACGGTCGCCCGATTACGCAAAACGAATACAACGAGCGCCTGAATCAATTCACAGAGAACTACACCCGTCAGACAGGCAATCCTCCATCCATCGAGCAGCGCGCAACCTTTGAAGAAATGGTTTGGGATCAGCTCGTAGTTGAGCGCGCCCTTGAAGGCGAAATGGAGCGGCTGGGTATCAACGTAACCGACCGCGAAGTGGTAGACGCCATCCTCGGTGACAATCCCGACCCCATCATCCGGCAGCTGTTCGGACGCCCGGACGGCTCAATCGACCGCGCAACCCTGCGCGCCCTGATTGATCAGCCCGAAACACAGGCCGACTGGATTCTGATTGAAGATCAGATTCGCGAAAACCGACGTCAGCAAAAGCTGAATCAGTTCATGCAGTCCTCCGTGATGGTAACCAACCGTGAAATCGAGCGCGACTTCATACAGACCAATACCCGCGCCTCCGTCTCTTTTGTACGCTTCCCTTACTCTGATATCTCCGACAGCGAAATTGAAGTTTCAGACAGCGAGCTTCGGGCATGGCACCGGGATAACAGCAAGCAGTTCGAGCGCGAGCGCACCTGGAATTTCCGCTATGTGTCCTTCAGCAAGGCTGCCACAGCACAGGATACGGCCCGTGCCCTCGAAGAAATTGCGGTCTTCCGCAACGATTTTGCGACCACTACCAACGACTCCATGTTCGTGGAAATGAACTTCACAACCACACCTTTCACAAGTGAAATGGTTGACCGTGAAGACGTACCTTCCGCTTTCAGCGTACTTCTCGACATGGAAACCGGTGACGTAAGCGAGCCGCTGATTCGCGGCAGTGAAGTAGCGCTTGTTAAGAAAACCGGCGCAGAAGGCGATCAGATCAGCTTTGCCGTGCTTTCCCGCGTAATTGCGGCTGACCGTACCATTACGCGGCAGCAGGCCAATGCCGAAGATTTCCGCGAGTTTGCGCGCCTCGACGGTTTTGAAACCGAAGCTGAGCAGCAGGGCTATACCATCTCTGAAGCAACAGCAACCAAAGGCGCTCCTTTCATTCCGGGTATTGGGGAATCACGCGTAACCCTGCGCGCCCTTGAGCGCCTGAGCCGCAATCAGATTTCTCCGGTCATTGAACTTGATGACAAATTCATCGTGCTGATCGTTGACCGCGTAACCGACGCCGGTGTGCGTCCGCTTGCGGATGTGCGTCAGCAGGTTGAAAATGCCGTGCGGACAGAAAAGCGCCGCGATATTATGATGCAGCGTATTCGCGAGCAGTACGGCAGTGCGGATTCGCTGGAGGAGATCGCAGAACAGTCACAAAGAAGCGTACAAACCGCTTCGGGTGTCCGAATGAACAGCACAACCATTTCAGGCGCAGGCCGCGAGCCCGGCGTTGTTGGGGCTATATTCGGTTCTGAGCTTGACGCGCTTGCAGGTCCCATTCGCGGAGAAAACGCGGCTTTCTTCCTCGTCGTAACCGAGCGCGAAGACGCTGATCTTGCTGAACTCACCAGCGCTGAGCGGGAACGTATCCGTACCCGCCTCACCCAGCAAAAGACCCGCACCTTCACCGAGCAGCTCGTTGAGCGCCTGCAGGAGCAGGTTCGCATCCGCGACTTCCGTCAGCAGCTCATGATGTAA
- the ribD gene encoding bifunctional diaminohydroxyphosphoribosylaminopyrimidine deaminase/5-amino-6-(5-phosphoribosylamino)uracil reductase RibD, with protein MAFTPEDYKHMKKALRLAAKGTGFVSPNPLVGCVIVSDDGTEIGSGYHERFGKAHAEINALNAVREPDALRGATLYVTLEPCSHTGKTPPCAATLKELPLARVVIALRDPNPKVDGSGIRMLQEAGIQVDTGLLEDEARKQNEFFLHYITTGKPFITLKVAQTIDGYIAAPDGSSQWITGKQARTRVHEWRAKYDAVLIGRNTALTDNPRLTVRHVDGRQPKRVVIDGPLSLPENLNLFTDQYEDRTFVITHNEKAFREKGDPMLRMLSPQNFSGQTLLLRASNGHTDLDQAITLLGRHNIASVLVEPGSDLLRAFITQKLADKIELFIAPKLLGGGTRSFIGLDIQRIEEALKLRKVSLETVGEDILVSAYF; from the coding sequence ATGGCTTTCACGCCCGAAGATTACAAGCACATGAAGAAAGCCCTTCGGCTTGCAGCCAAAGGCACGGGATTTGTCAGCCCGAATCCCCTGGTTGGATGTGTGATCGTTTCGGATGATGGTACGGAAATTGGCAGCGGATACCATGAGCGATTCGGGAAGGCCCATGCGGAAATCAACGCACTCAATGCAGTACGTGAGCCCGACGCCCTGCGCGGTGCAACCCTTTACGTTACGCTTGAGCCCTGTTCCCATACCGGGAAAACGCCGCCGTGTGCGGCTACCCTAAAAGAGCTTCCGCTTGCCCGGGTCGTAATCGCCCTTCGCGATCCCAACCCTAAAGTGGACGGCAGCGGCATCCGCATGCTGCAGGAAGCCGGCATTCAGGTTGATACCGGACTGCTCGAAGACGAAGCCCGGAAACAAAACGAGTTTTTTCTTCACTACATCACCACCGGAAAGCCCTTCATCACGCTAAAGGTTGCACAGACCATTGACGGCTACATCGCAGCGCCCGACGGCAGCTCGCAGTGGATTACAGGCAAACAGGCACGCACAAGAGTCCATGAATGGCGCGCCAAATATGACGCCGTCCTCATCGGCCGTAACACCGCCCTGACAGACAACCCACGACTCACGGTACGACATGTTGACGGCCGGCAACCCAAACGGGTCGTAATCGACGGTCCCCTCAGCCTGCCCGAGAACCTGAACTTATTTACCGATCAGTACGAAGACCGCACTTTCGTCATCACGCACAACGAAAAAGCTTTCCGCGAAAAAGGCGATCCCATGCTCCGGATGCTGAGTCCCCAAAACTTTTCCGGCCAAACGCTGCTCCTTCGTGCATCAAACGGTCATACAGATCTCGATCAGGCCATCACGCTGCTTGGGCGGCACAACATTGCTTCTGTGCTCGTTGAACCCGGAAGCGACCTGCTTCGCGCTTTTATCACCCAAAAGCTTGCGGATAAAATCGAGCTTTTCATAGCCCCCAAACTGCTCGGCGGCGGCACGCGGTCATTTATCGGTCTGGATATTCAGCGTATCGAAGAAGCCCTCAAACTGCGGAAAGTCAGTCTGGAAACCGTTGGGGAAGATATACTCGTGAGTGCTTATTTTTGA